One Bacillaceae bacterium S4-13-56 genomic region harbors:
- a CDS encoding DUF421 domain-containing protein, translating to MGINLAIIGRAIVMVAAGFILLRFVGRKSVSQMTIATTVVMISIGSIIVQPVADRGLINTIVAAAIFIIFLMATEYLTMKFNSLEKLLTGKSKVVIENGQLQEKTMKKLRLTVDKLEIQLRQKGIKQISDVKTATIEPNGQLGYELIPDKEPLTVGEFKKMMSQLGYNIPAQQSPTTTNLFSEIHQEENTETYPERLH from the coding sequence ATGGGCATTAACCTTGCGATTATCGGGAGAGCAATTGTGATGGTTGCTGCTGGTTTTATTCTTCTGCGATTTGTCGGAAGGAAATCTGTATCTCAGATGACCATTGCGACAACCGTTGTCATGATTTCTATTGGTTCCATCATAGTTCAGCCTGTCGCAGATCGTGGATTGATTAATACTATTGTTGCCGCAGCTATATTTATTATATTTTTAATGGCTACGGAATATTTAACGATGAAGTTCAATTCTTTAGAGAAGTTACTTACAGGTAAATCAAAAGTGGTCATTGAAAATGGTCAACTTCAAGAAAAAACAATGAAGAAGTTACGTTTAACCGTAGATAAATTAGAGATACAGTTACGACAGAAAGGTATTAAGCAAATTTCAGATGTGAAAACAGCTACTATAGAACCTAATGGGCAGCTAGGTTACGAATTAATCCCAGATAAAGAGCCGTTAACGGTGGGAGAATTTAAGAAAATGATGTCGCAATTGGGATATAACATTCCAGCACAACAATCTCCCACCACGACAAATTTATTTAGTGAAATTCATCAAGAGGAAAATACGGAAACTTATCCTGAACGGTTACATTAG